Genomic DNA from Amycolatopsis alba DSM 44262:
GCGCGGTCACGGATTCCAGCTGACCGAGCCGTACCGCCAGAACAGGTTTTCCCTGTTCCGGCGGTTTGAGCGCGGCGAGTGGATCTCCGACGCCGGTCGGCACGCCGGCCGCGATCACCGCGTCGACGGCGTCGTCCGCGAGCACGGCCGACACGCAAGCGGCGAACGTCTCCGCGGTGACGGCGGCACTGGTGTCGAGTGGATTTCCCACGGTCGCGTGTCCGGGCAGCAGGCGGCGCAGTCCGGCGACGGTGTCCGCGCTCAACTCCGGGGCTCGCAGACCGTGACGGGTACAGGCTTCGGCGCCGAGCACCGCGGCGCCGCCCGCGTTGCTCACCACGACCACCCGATCGCCCGCCGGGAGGGGCTGCCACGACAAGGCGGCGAGGAGCCCGACCACCTCGGTCACGGAATCCACGACGAGGGCACCTGCCTGCCCGAACAATGCTCCCTTCGTGGCGGCCGGGGTCGCTCGCGCCGATGTGTGCGCGGCCGCGGCTCGCTGAGCGGCCGCCGTGCCGGCACCGCGAATGGCCACCACCGGCTTCTCCCGCGCGAGTGCGCGGGCCAGTCTGCTGAACTTCTTCGGGTTGCCGAAGGATTCGAGGTACAACACGGCGATGTCGGTGTTCTCGTCCCGGCGCCACCAGCGCAGGAGGTCGTTCCCGCTGACGTCGTACTTGTCCCCGGTGGAGACCAGAGTGGACACACCGAGTCCCAACGCGGACAACGAATCCAGCAGAGCGATGCCGAATCCGCCGGACTGGGTGACGACACCGATCCTGCCCGGCGGCGCGACTCCGTGCGCGAACGTGGTATCGAATCGCACGGAAGACGCCGTGTTGGCCACGCCGAAGCAGTTCGGTCCGACCAGTCGTATGCCGTGTCCGCGCACGCTTTCACGCACTCGCTCGCCGAGCGGCGTACCGGTCAGCCCCGCGGTGACGAGGACGATCGCCCGGACGCCGTGACGGCCGCACTCTTCGACCACGCCGGGTACCGCTTCCGCGGGGACACAGATGACCACGAGGTCCACCGGCCCCGGCAGCGAGGAGATCTGCGGAACAGCGGGGACTCCGAGGATCTCCGTGGCGCTCGGATTCACCACGTGCAGTTCGCCCGAGTAGCCGGAATCGACCAGGTTGCGCAGGACCGCGCGCCCCACCGAGCCCTCGCGGCGTCCCGCTCCCACCACGGCGACGGACGCGGGTTCCAGGACCGCGCGCAGGCTCGCGACGTCCGCGATCCGCTCCCGTTCCTCGATCCGTTCGAGATACGTCTCCGGTTCACCGAGTTGGATCTCCACATCACGTTCCGGACCCGTATGGCTGATGACGCAGGGCAGGCCCAGATCGGAGAACACGCGGACCATGCGGCTGTTCTCCGCGAGCACCAGGGCGAGGAACCGGCGGATCCCCTTCCCGAGGGCCAGGGAGACGAGGTGCTCCAGCAACAGGGTTCCGACGCCGTGCGCCTGGGCGCTCCCGTCGACGGTGAGTGCCACCTCCGCCGTGTCCCCCTCACTCTGAACACGATAGTGGGCGACACCGAGCAGGTCGTCACCGCGAAAGGCCCCCAGGCCGGGACCTTCGAGCACCAAACGCGTCAGATGCTCCAACCCGGCCGGATGGGCCGTGAAGAACCGCAGATAGCGATCACGCTCGTCGAGTCGCCGATGCAGGTCCACCACGACGTCGAAGTCGTCCTCACGCAACAGGCGGACGGTGACCATGTCCCCGTCCGCCAGCAACGCCGTGATCTCCGCCGTCATGTCTTGGCCGGCTTCCGGCCGGTCAACACCACCGCGACGACTCCCGGAACGGTCCGGGCCAACGCGTCCAGCACGCGCCGCTCCGCCTCGTCCCGGTACTCGCCGGAGATCTGTACGTAGCCTCCGTCCACCGAGACCGACCACCTCGGACGGTGACCGGCGTAGTCGCTGAGCAGATTGTGGACGTGGGCGGCGACGGTGTCGTCCGGCCGCACCAGCGGGCGGAGCAGGTCCCGCCTGCTGACGACCCCGACCAGCACCCCTTCCTCGACGACCGGCAGGCAGCGGAGCCGGTCGCCGAGCATCCGGCGGCCGATCTCCGCGACGTCGGTCTTCGGCGAGACGACCTCCACCGGGGTGGTCATCAGCTCGCCGACCATGATCCCGTTGCCACCGGACCAGGCTCGCCGCAGCGCGTCGAACTCGGTGAAGGTCCCTACCACCTTGCCCTCGGTGTCGACGACCGGAAGCCCGGCGAACCCCCTCTCGATCAGCAAGGCGACCGCCTCACGGACAGGTGTGTCGGGTGTCGTCGCCACCGCCGGACTCGTCATGATCTCTGAAGCACGCATCGAAACTCCTCGTTCACGGTTCTGGTTCAAACGGCCGGGGTGCGACTGCGCAAGAAGCCTCGGCACGCCTCGATGAGCTCCTCACCGTCAGCGGTGACGACACGACTCTCCAAGCCCGGCGGGATCATCGGGCCGCAGGTCCCCGGCGCCGGGGTCAGGATGACCGGCACCCGCGCCCGGAGCGCGCAGATCACTCCGAACTCCCGCGTCGTCAGTTCGGGCTCGACCGAGCGGACGTCGACCGCGAGATCCGGTGCGTCGGCTTCGTCGAACGGACATCTCCCGCCCGGGGCCAACGCTCGGCAGAGCCCGGCCCGGCTGTGACAGGTGGATACGCGGCAGCCCAGTTCCCGCAAGGCTTTCCCGACGTCGTCGGCGTCTCCGAATACGGCCTCGGTCAGCAGAACTCGCATCGGTGCTCCTTTCTCAGGCGGCGGTCCAGTCCTTGGCGACCCGTTCCCACTCTCGGGTCAAGGCGGTCTCACGTGAGCGGCCGAGCAGCACGCGGCAGCCCAGGTACAGTCCGGCCAGGAGAGTCACGAACGCGAGCCAGGTCCCGACGCCGACGCCGATGCCGGTGCTCGTCGCGTCCGTGGGGGTCACGGGCGGATCGACCACCTTTCCCGCCGCGTCGAGCCAGATCCGGACCTCGTTTCCCGTCATGGCACCGGACTCGACGGCGACCACGCCCTCCCGGATCGGCCCGCCCGGCACGGTCCAGCGGGCGTGCACGTAGGCCGTCTCTTCGATCGGTACTCCGTCGAGGCGGATCCGCACGGGTGGCGCGTCGGCCAGCAACATCGCTGTCGTCTCACGCCGGTCCACGGTCTGCTCGGCCGCCTTGAGCATCTTGCGGGCGTAGGTGTCGGACCCGGCCGCGGCGGCGAACGGGATCGCCAGTAAGGCGGCCAGGACGGCTCCGACCGCGAGCGCGGCTTCACACCGGTCGGACCAGCGGGCGAGCGGATTACGCCCGAGGTGGAGCCGCCGCCACAGCATGGTGACGATTCCTGGCTGCTCTCGCATGACATCGCTCCCGGATCAGGGCACCCTCAGAGAATCGGGCCCGGCTCGTAGGAAACGGAGTTCAGAAGGCGGCCCAGCCTGCTGCCCGGTGTCCGGGCGGGCGGCGGGATCACGACGATGGGACAGGTCGCGTTGTGCAGGCACGCGTTGCACACGGACCCCACGAGCAGTTCTCGTAGCTTCCCTGTCCCGTGGCTGCCGAGAACGAGTAAAGAGGCGCCCTTCGACTGCTCGACCAGGACGTCGCCCGGGTCTCCGACGGGCACCTCGTAGCGGACCTGAAGTGCTTCGTGACCTTCGAGCAGTTTCGACGTCGCTGCTTCGAGAGCCTTCAGATGGACTGCTTTCGCCTGCCCGACGGAGCGGTTCGCCGATACGTCGTCCAGCATGGCGTCGTGGAACCACGCGTTGACCACCTGCAGCACGGCACCTTGCCGAGTCGCCTGCTCGGCCGCCCAGCGAACGGCCGCGGCGGAACTCGCCGAACCGTCCATTCCGACGACGATCCGGTTCTCCGTGGTGTCGTCTGTCATGACGTGTGTCCCTTCTCTGCCGGTGTTCCCTGGTGTTTCCGGACTATGACGACCAGTTGAGGAAGCCCCGCGGCCGCGCCGAGGCCGACGAGTGCGCCTCGGACCTCCGGTGCGTCGAAGGGCTCAGTGAGCGTGCAACTGCGCAATCCGTGCTCTGCGGCGGCGAGCCGTAAACGTTGAGTCACCGCACCGGCACGGACGAGGTGGGGGCGCGCTTCCGTTTCGCCGCCGACCACGAAGGCCGACCAGGTTTCGGCCCGGTCTTCGATCTCGGGCGCCGCCCTACGGCCGATCTGCCCGCCGACCTTGGGAAGTGCTCGCACGCCGCGCGGAGTCAGTGAGCCGACGTGCACTCCCCCTGAGGTGCATTCCTTCGCGACCCTCCGGCTCCACTCCGCCAAGGACGGGGGAAGGGGCTTCGACACTCGCCCGGACATCGCGCCGAACCGGGCGAAATCACCGGCCTCCGGACGTGTCCGGACCGACGCCTTGATGCGCGCGACCCGGTCGAGTGCGAGGAGGTCAGCGGACAGGTCCACGAGGGGCGACCAGCCCAGGACTCGGACCGTGAGCTCGAGATGGGCGAGCGCGGCTCCGCAGGCGATCAACCGGGCGCGACCGCCACGGTCGCGAAGCCAGTGAGTATCGCGCGGCTTCTCGAAGAGATCCACCGTGTCCCCGCGAAGGGAAAGGATCCATTCGTCGCCGAGCCATCGCCGTGCCGCGAGCCGAGCCGCCCCGACGAGGATTCGCTTCTCCTCGGCCGACCAGACATGAGCCGGGACCGCGGTCCGCAGGGAGCCGCTCATCGTGCTCCCCGCCGTTCCCGGACGACCGCGTCGATCGGCCGGCGTGGTGTCGGGACGCCGGGATAGCCGTATCCCAGCCGGAAGACGGTCTGCGGATGAACGGCGCCGCCGAGCAGAGCTCGGAGTTCCGCCTGGGTGGAAGGGATTTC
This window encodes:
- a CDS encoding GNAT family N-acetyltransferase — translated: MTAEITALLADGDMVTVRLLREDDFDVVVDLHRRLDERDRYLRFFTAHPAGLEHLTRLVLEGPGLGAFRGDDLLGVAHYRVQSEGDTAEVALTVDGSAQAHGVGTLLLEHLVSLALGKGIRRFLALVLAENSRMVRVFSDLGLPCVISHTGPERDVEIQLGEPETYLERIEERERIADVASLRAVLEPASVAVVGAGRREGSVGRAVLRNLVDSGYSGELHVVNPSATEILGVPAVPQISSLPGPVDLVVICVPAEAVPGVVEECGRHGVRAIVLVTAGLTGTPLGERVRESVRGHGIRLVGPNCFGVANTASSVRFDTTFAHGVAPPGRIGVVTQSGGFGIALLDSLSALGLGVSTLVSTGDKYDVSGNDLLRWWRRDENTDIAVLYLESFGNPKKFSRLARALAREKPVVAIRGAGTAAAQRAAAAHTSARATPAATKGALFGQAGALVVDSVTEVVGLLAALSWQPLPAGDRVVVVSNAGGAAVLGAEACTRHGLRAPELSADTVAGLRRLLPGHATVGNPLDTSAAVTAETFAACVSAVLADDAVDAVIAAGVPTGVGDPLAALKPPEQGKPVLAVRLGQLESVTAHAGVPCYGDVEEAAVIMAKLAVRSLWLKKAEGVIPDLDDTDLVTAARLVDEYLAAHPDGGWLSRKDSEEFVGCFGIRSTGRRFGDTELIVRAQIDETFGPVIVLGLGGLDEALLDDRATALCPLTTAGVDGLMDGLRSAHLLFGDGDGSVDKAAVRNLLLRVSRMVESSPEVVDVDLDPVLASPEGAAVGAARVLVRRRPHSDPYLRALR
- a CDS encoding CBS domain-containing protein, encoding MRASEIMTSPAVATTPDTPVREAVALLIERGFAGLPVVDTEGKVVGTFTEFDALRRAWSGGNGIMVGELMTTPVEVVSPKTDVAEIGRRMLGDRLRCLPVVEEGVLVGVVSRRDLLRPLVRPDDTVAAHVHNLLSDYAGHRPRWSVSVDGGYVQISGEYRDEAERRVLDALARTVPGVVAVVLTGRKPAKT
- a CDS encoding Rv1733c family protein, whose protein sequence is MREQPGIVTMLWRRLHLGRNPLARWSDRCEAALAVGAVLAALLAIPFAAAAGSDTYARKMLKAAEQTVDRRETTAMLLADAPPVRIRLDGVPIEETAYVHARWTVPGGPIREGVVAVESGAMTGNEVRIWLDAAGKVVDPPVTPTDATSTGIGVGVGTWLAFVTLLAGLYLGCRVLLGRSRETALTREWERVAKDWTAA
- a CDS encoding universal stress protein — protein: MTDDTTENRIVVGMDGSASSAAAVRWAAEQATRQGAVLQVVNAWFHDAMLDDVSANRSVGQAKAVHLKALEAATSKLLEGHEALQVRYEVPVGDPGDVLVEQSKGASLLVLGSHGTGKLRELLVGSVCNACLHNATCPIVVIPPPARTPGSRLGRLLNSVSYEPGPIL